A segment of the Methanothermococcus thermolithotrophicus DSM 2095 genome:
TAAATCCGAAGGATTTTATTTAATTATTCTTTTAAAAATCTAGGTGTGGCTAAAAATACTCCCCTATGGACTTCCTCGTCGTAGTATTTAGTTTCCATTTTTGAAACTTTTTCTTTGATTTTTTCCATGTCTGCAGTTAATGGGTCGTGTTTCTTAGATGCCATTGTGAAGCTCCAGAATCCGCTTGGGTAGGTAGGTATTGAACAAACGTATGGTTTGATAATTTCAAAGCCTGCTTCTTTTAAGTGTCCTTTAATTTTGAGTATTAAGTCTTTGTGGAACAATGGACTTTCAGTTTGCTGAACAATTATTCCATCATCATTTAAGCAATTAAATAGGTTTTTGTAGAATTCCCTTTCAAACAAACCTGCTGCAGGACCTACTGGATCTGGACAGTCAACAAGAATAACATCGTATTTTTCCTCTGTTTCAGCGACGTATTTAATTCCATCTGTGAACATTGTTTTTACTTTTTCATTGTCTATTGCACAGCTGAGTGTAGGAAGATATTTTTTACATACTTCAACGACTTTTTCGTCTAATTCAACAAAATCAACATGTTCTACACTTTCGTGTTTCAGGACTTCTCTAACTGTACCTCCGTCTCCCCCTCCAATAACCAAAACTTTCTTTGGATTTGGATGTGTAAATAGGGCAGGATGAGATATTAATTCATGGTATATAAATTCGTCTCTTTCGGTAGTTTGGTATGTACCATCTAAAACTAGTATTTTACCGTATTCTAAGGTATCCAGTATTTGAATTTCCTGATATTCTGAATTTCCTGAATACAATACATCCCTGACCTTTGCAGACAATGCTAGATTTTTTGTTTGGTATTCTGAAAACCATATTTCGCACTTCATTTGCATTCCTCCTTTTTAACCATTACTCCCCTTTTAATGTCTATGACCTCAATGTTTTCTGGTTCTAAAAAGGCTTTTATCGTTGGTATAGTCTCTTCAGGATTTACGTGCTGTCCGCAAGTAAAAACATCCATTGCTGCATATCCCAATTCTGGCCAGGTATGTATGCTGATATGACTTTCAGCCAACACCGCTACCCCTGTAACCCCTTGAGGACAGAATTTGTGTGTTTTTACGCATATCAATGTGGCCCCACATGCCTCAACTGCATCTTTAAGCATTTTTTCAATACCTTCTCTGTCATCCAACGCCTGACTTTTGCATCCCCAGAGCTCGAGGATTATGTGTTTTCCCAGACATTCCAATATTTACACCTCCTTTATGGTTATTTTTTGTTGTATGTTTTAAATTACGCACTATCATCATGTTACCATGCCATATTCCCCATATGTACACAAAATATATGGTGGAAAGTTTTATTTAAATATATATTTATATGTGCATAATATGCGATGTTACTTGTACCACAATGCAGCAGCAGCAAATGCACAGCCTACTTTTTCCACAGTGTGTTCTATAGCTATTGATTCAATTCTATCGATTTCCCAGCCTCTCATTTCAAATCCTTCTTTTGCCATCTCTCTAACAGTCTCTTCAGCTTCTTTTTTACCGCAAACGCCTTCATATTCCATAATTAATCCACAGAGTTCTTTATCTTTCGGAATAGCAATACTAATTGAAGCTGCGATAGTTTCCCCTTTTACATCACTTATTTGGTAACCGTAAGCAGTAGGAACTAAGGAACCCATTGGAATCTTTGGCAATGGTACAATTTCTGCTTTTGGTGGCATAATACTACTAATTCTAATTAAGTTTAAGTTTCCAATACCTGATTTTAACAAAGCCATGTCAAATGCGTTTAATGCAATATCTGCATCTCCGGTACCTGCAACAAGTGATACTGTATTTGGGACGTCAAATGGTGAGTGAATAGGACTTTTTTTGATCATAAAAATAGACACCTCCTGTATTTCATAGTGTAGTAAGGAGCAATCCTCAGCAAACCTGGTTTGCATAGATTAGGAAGTTGGATAATCTATGATTATTCAACTAATCCATGGGATTTTGCTCAATTTAAATTTTATAAATTTTTAATGAATATAAAAAATAAGGGTTAAATAATTTCAAACAAAGTACAATATTCATATATATAAACTATTCGGTTGGAAAAAGAATATGTGAAAATTATTTGTTATTAATTTATTTCTTAATTTTTGCAAGTATTTCAATGATTAGACAAGATCCCCCTGGATTCGTAGTTTTAACTTCCTTTAGTCGCTTCGATTAGACGATTTTGCAGTATTTCAAAAATTTGTTATAGGTGCTGTCCTGAGTAAGGAGCTCCCTACAACCTATTACAATTAACTTTCTTTTAGCTCTCGTAACAGCCACATTTAATCTTCTTAAGTCCTTTAGGAATCCGAATTTTTCAGTTCTAACAAAAGAAATCACAATAGCATCTTCTTCCCTTCCCTGAAATCCATCAACCGATTTAACCTCTATTTCATCATCTTTTAACATTTTAGATAGGTATTTAACCTGGGCATCGTAGGGTGTAATCACGCTGACCGGAATATTGTATTTTCTTAATTTGGAAACTACTTCAACTACTTTTTTGGCTTCTTCTTCGTTGTAGTAGGATTTGAAGTCGTCCCTTTTTTCTTCACCACGAACATCGATGAAAATAATTGGATCTTCGTTTATTATATCAATATCTTCTTCATCTGTTTCAACATCCTTTATCAGATCCATAATATTATGCTTTCTTACGGATTTGTAAGGCTTTAGTTTATTCTCATAGAACATTTCATTTGAGAACTTCATGATTTTTTCGTTCATCCTGTATTGAATCTGGAGGATGCTGGAAAAATCGGAATATAAATTGATCATCCTTTCGAAAAGTGTCTGTTTAAGTTCCTCCTCTTCACTTAATACTGTAGGAGGAAGCTGTTTATGATCTCCAGATATTATGACCTTCTGTGATTTAACTATCGGTATGAGCGACGAAGGTTCCATAGACTGACTACCTTCGTCTATAACGCATACATCGAATTTAAAACCTTCTAAAACCTCACTTCCAGCCATGGAGTTGGTAGCTACGATTATATCGCTTTTTGTTAAAATATCGTTTACTATCTCTTTTTCGGTTTTTTCTAGGAGCTCCCTCAAATGCCTTATTCTCTCATTGATTTTTATCCATTCCGCCATTTTTTTAATTATTTCCTTAGGCACTCCTCTTATATCCCTATCCAACTTGGAAAAAATAATTATTTCATCGTCACTTAGTCCTCTTCTCCATTTTGGATTTGGTTTTTTAAACTTATTCCTTTTTTCTACCAGTTTTTTGATTTCTTCCTTTAGGGATTTAATTTTATTGTAATCCTTATGTTCTGTTATTTTATGATACAGTGAGTGCTTTATGAGCTCTTTTGATATTCTTGTAGGGTGACCTATTCTAACTATATTGAATCTGTCTTCATACTTTGATAAGTTGGTTAGTATGTTATCTACTGCAATGTTCGAATCCGCTGTAGCAAGAACTTTATTTTTTCTGTTACATTCCTGTAGTATAACTTCAGAAATTGTTCTTGTTTTTCCTGTTCCCGGAGGTCCATGTATTAAATATATATCAAAGGATTTTAAGGCATTTTTCACAGCTTCCTTTTGGTATTTATTTAAATTATCGTCAAAAAATTTCACTGAAATATCTCTTTTGGTGTATTTTGGTTCTTCAATACCTAAAACTATGTTGGTAAGTCTAGTATCTAGTTTTTCAAAGGTATCCAATGCCTTTACCATTCTTTTAAATGTAATATCGTTGATGTACAAGTCAATTCTAACGTTTTTTAACGCCCATTTTGGAATATTTTCAAGTGAAACATCTATGTAGTTTTTCCCAACTTCTACAACGTTTCCAAGTAAATCACTGGCAAGAGGGTCGTATTTGCTGATTAAGACAACATCTCCAGTTGAAATATCTAATTTTTTAAACGGCTCTCTCCTTCCGTATCTTACAATATACTCCCCAAATATTTCCCCTTTTATTTTACCATCTAAATTTAAAATAGCTCTACCTACATCTTCCCTTTTTCTTCCGAGTTTTTTTATTTCATTCCTGTGAAACTCTATTTCATGTTTTCTTTCTTTTTCGATTAGCTTTTTAAATTTGTTAACATATATTTGTTTTAACGTCATAATACCACATAATTATAGTTAAAGACAAAACCTTTTAGAAAAAGGTTTTGATTGAACGAAAACCTAACGGTTTTCATAGCTCACCAACTTCGTTGGTGATTCCAAAACCCGATACCTACTCAACTTCGTTGAGTAGGTATATTTTGAAGGATATATTTAAGTTTGTTATGTCGGGCACTATAATTTGTTTATTAAACATTATAAGTGTGTGGATATTAGTATAAGGTAATGGTAAGGATAATATAAATTATAGCACTAACGTTGGGTGTATTTATGAAAATCCTAATAATAACTGGAAAACAGGCTTATTCAAAGGTAAAAAGTGCCGTAAAGAATTACAACTATGTAGATGTTCATATGGCTGACATTTCAATAGCTGCTTTTTTAACTCCTAATTTGATAGTAAGGGAAATTAAGAATATAGAATCAAAGAACAATATAAAACTACATGAAATATATGATTTTGTTTTGGTTACTGGATTAATTAGACATGATTTAAAGAAGGTTGAAGATGAAACTGGAATTAAGTGTTTTAAATCTACCCGGGAAGCTTCCGATATTCCGATTTTAATAAACAACCTCGACAAAATAAAGTTATCGACAAAAGAATATGCAGATAATCAGATTATAAGATTTATAAAACAAAAGGCTGAAGAAGAGATAAAAAAGGCAGAAGAAAAACCAATTGAAGGCAAAAACAACATAAAAATCGGAAACTTAAAAGTTGGTGACGACTACCCAATGAGAGTTTTAGGGGAGATTGTACATGTGCCTTGGCTCAGTGATAAGGAATTGGAAAGAAAGATAAATTATTATGTCGAAAGCGGGGCAGATATGATAGACTTGGGGATGATTAGCAACGAAAACCATGCAGATGAATTAAAAAGAATAATAAAAATTGCAAGAGATGTCACAGACAAACCTATAAGTGTTGATACATTAAATACCGAAGAATTGATAGAAGCCATAAATCTGGATGTTGACATGATTTTAAGTGTTGATGCTGGAAATGTTGATGAGCTCCTACCTCATCTAAAAGAGGGTAATACTGCAGCAGTGGTCCTTCCAACAAACTATAAACTTAATCATGTCCCTGAAACAATAGAGACAAAAATAACTGATTTGGAAAAAAACATACAAAAGCTGCTGGAGAACGATATAAAAGTTGTTGCAGACCCTATTTTAGAACCGATATACAACAATAACTGTAATTTTACAGAGAGCATCATTGCATGTAAAGAATTTAAAGAACGGAATAAAATCCCAATGTTTTTTGGTATTGGTAATGTTACAGAACTTTTTGATGTTGATAGCAATGGTGTAAATGCCACAATTGCCGCGATTGGGGGAGAAATTGGAGGGAACATACTTTTTACACCTGAAGCTTCTTCAAAGTGTAAATACTCCATAAAAGAATTAAAAATTGCTTCAAAAATGATGTTTTTAGCAAAAAGAAGGAATTCTTTACCTAAAGACTTAGGTTTTGATTTAATAAACTACAAGGACAAAAAATTTGAAGAAATTACAACATATCAAAACCATAAAAATATTCCTGTGATAACTGCAAAAGAAAATAAAAAGCAAGTTTTAGACGAGGGAAGCTTTAAAATCGAACTTGATAGGGAAAATAAGTTAATAGTGGCCACATACTATAAAAGAGGAAAGCCTCAACTGATGATTAAAGGGCGAGCTCCAAAGGAGATATATGAAACTGCGATAAGTCATAAACTGATAAATAAAATAGATCATGCTGCTTATTTTGGAAAGGAACTACAAAAGGCAGAAATTGCTTTAAAAATCGGAAAAAAGTACAACCAAGATTTTGAACTGTTCTATAATGAGTTCTGGAAATAATGTACTATAAATTTTATTTTAATGACTTTTAAAAAACAAATAAAAAAGAAAATAATTAAATTTATTCTACTAACAATCTAGCTTTCTCAGGAGTGTATCCCGCATGAAACTTTTAAAAAAAGTTTCATCAAAAATCAAAATTGGGGTTATTCTACCAATAACCTAGCTTTCTCAGGGGTGTATCTCCATTTAACAGGTAATACACCAGTGTTTCTGTAGTATTTTACGAGTCTTCTGATTTTTGACTCGGTTAATTGTAACCCTCTTCTTGAGTGAATATCTCTTGGGTTTTGTTCAAGATGGTTTCTTAAGTTAACAGCTTTTTTCATTAAGTTGATCAAGTCTTCAGGGACTTCAGGGTATAAGTCGTTTTCTTTCATTATTTTTGTAATGCTTTTTCCAGTGATTAATTTTACATCTGGAACTCCGTAGGTGTCCCTTAAGATCATTCCAATAATTGCTGAGTCTTTACCTTCTTTTGCCAATTCTACAATTTTGTTTTCAATTTCCTCAGGTGTCAAAGTGACCCATGTAGGAACTTCCGTTCTTAAAGGTCTCTTTGAACCGGAGGAACCTCTTTTACCTGAATGTAATCTTGCCATTTTTTCACCTTTTCGACATTTTAGATTTTCAAGATATAGATGATTCCCAGCCCAAAGAGATCGTAGGATTACAGTCGTGTGGAATTAAGACAAAACCAACCGTTGGGTTTTTAATCTTTTTAACACGTACGACCATACATACCTAAGATCATGGACTTATTGGAATTATATTGCATATTATTTATAAGTTATGGTGATATTTGGTATGGTGTTTAATATATCTTTTGCCATCCTAACCAATATAGTCCTTTTCACTTAGTCTTTTAAGTCTTTCTACACCGTTTATTTCATTAATAACATCCACAACCTCACTTGGGACTAAATGCTCCCAAGACTCTCCATTTAACATTTTTTTTCTTATTTCGGTCCCTGAGTATTCTTTCCTGTTATACATTTTTGGTTTTTTAACGGGGTAGCCCCTTTCCTCAAAGAGCTCTTTTACAAGGGCGTTTCCAGTATATACAATATCAAAAGGAGGGGTTAAAGCTTCAACATATGATACCCATATAGCGTTAAATTCTATATCTTTGATAGGTATAACGTAATGATGATTAATCGGAGCTCCGTTTTGAAGATCAAGTTTCTCAAGGGTTTTAGTAATCATCATTATCCTTTCCCCTGCGGTAAATGGGTCTGTTAAGGTATGGCTTTTTTGAGCACTACCTATTCCTATTATTATTTCATCCACTTCCTCTGAAATCTTTTTTATTATATTCATATGTCCATTATGGAACGGTTGCCACCTTCCAATTATAAATGCCCTCATGAAATCACCTAATAAAATTCGCAAACAACTAATAAGTTGTAACTCAAAATCATGATACTATCAAATATATTCATGGATAAACATAAATAACAAATCTAACAATTTTATACTTAATATATAGTTTCGTTGAATAACAATAATTCAAATTTAAACTCGAAGTAAACTAGGTTCAAAATTAACTAATAACTAAATAATATTATTATATTTCTGTTGCTATTCATGAACATTATGTTATTACGGATTTTTTTTCGCAATTTTATATGTGTCTGTCAGGTGATTTTTATGGATGATTATGAAAAATTTATAAGATGTATTATAAACAAGTTGTTAAAAGAAAAGGATAAGATAAACAATTTAGATCCTAAAAGGAAAAAACAAAGGGTAGAAGATATTAAAGCCCAATGTTTAAGGAAATTTGATTTAAATATCGGTTTTCCACCAAATTCCGATATATTGAAGTATGCCACTAAGGAAGAGGAAAAAGAATTGATCCCACTACTTAGAAAAAAACCTATTAGAACATTATCTGGTGTGGCAGTTGTAGCTGTGATGACATCCCCTGAAAAGTGCCCCCATGGAAAGTGTCTATTCTGTCCTGGCGGAAAAGAAAGTGTTTTTGGGGACGTTCCACAGAGCTACACTGGAAAGGAACCTGCAACTATGAGGGGGTTAATGTATAATTTTGACCCTTACGTTCAAACAAAGGCAAGACTTGAACAACTGGAAAAAGTAGGGCATTTAACAGATAAAATTGAGCTCATAATTATGGGTGGAACATTCCCTGCAAGGGATATTTCCTATCAAGACTCTTTTATAAAGGGATGCCTTGATGCTATGAATGGGGAGATTTCTGAGACTTTAGAGGAAGCTCAAAAGATAAATGAAACAGGAAAACATAGGTGTGTTGCATTAACTGTAGAAACAAGACCTGATAACTGTAAGGAGAATGAAATAAACCAAATGCTTAAGTTGGGAACTACAAGGGTAGAGCTCGGAGTCCAAAGTATCTATAATGAGGTTTTGGAATTTGTAAAAAGGGGTCATTCTGTTGAAGATACAGCAAAAGCTACCCAGTTGTTAAAAGACAGTGGTTTAAAGGTTTCATATCATTTAATCCCTGGTTTGCCAAATACAACTGAAGAAATGGACAAAAAAATGTTCTATGAAATTTTCAACAATCCAGACTTTAAACCAGATCTAATAAAAATATATCCTTGTCTGGTGATTGAAGGAACTGAAATGTACGAGCTCTGGAAAAAAGGAGAATATAAACCAATAAATGATGAAGAAGCTATTGATTTAATCACATACGCAAAATCCATAATGCCAAAGTGGGTTAGAACTTCCAGAATTCAGAGGGATATCCCTGCAACAGTTATAGATGAAGGGGTTAAAAAAAGCAATCTTGGAGAACTTGTTTATAAAAACCTCGAGAAGAAGGGAATCAAGTGTAAGTGTATAAGATGTAGGGAAGTAGGTCATGTGGCATATAAAAAAGGAGTATTCCCAGATATTGAAAATATAAAACTCTGTAGGGAAGACTACGAGGCAAATGGTGGAACCGATATCTTCCTTTCATATGAGGACGTTAAAAACGATATATTAATTGGATATTTAAGATTAAGAATACCTTATAAACCATTTAGAAAAGAAATCGACGATAAAACAGCACTGGTTAGACAGGTACATGTCTGTGGACAGCAACAACAAATTAAAGGTACTACAAAAGAGCTCACATGGCAACATAAAGGTTACGGCAGATTACTATTAAGTGAAGCCGAGAGAATAGCCCGAGATGAATTTGACAAAAACAGAATTTTAATCAACAGCGGTATCGGAGTACGAGAATACTATCGTAGGTTAGGATACACAAAAATAGGTCCTTACATGGGAAAATCTATTGATGAATAATAACCTCAACCTTGGCCGCTTTTTAATTTTTAATCCTTTTACTCATTAGACCAAGATTGAAGCTATGGTCAATGCACCTACAACATAGGCAAGTACTTCAATGGTCTTATTTCCCCTATAAGGTCTTTTTAAATCTTTTGAAATTTCTTCAAAGTCTCTAAATGCATCATCCTTAAAGTGGTGGTCATGTAATTTATTTAGTTTGAGATTCATGATATCACCGTAAACTTATTTCTTCTTGTATATTACTGTTAAAAAACAACTATATATACTTATTTGCTCATTATAAATCGTGACAAATGTTTTTAATGAAAAATAATGACAAATTAGGCGTTTTTAGTGTAATGATTAATCATGACAAATTAAAGTTAATCTCCAAACCTTTTAGAAAATCGAAGCAAATCGAAGATTTGCTGACTCACAAAAATTCGAAGAATTTTTGTCGAGAGATTTGGATTCCAAAACCAGATACCTACTCAACGAAGTTGAGTAGGTATATTTTTAGCCCTTTTGTATATACTATACAGTGCCGAAGTTAGTGGAACGACTATAAAAACTAAAGATAAAGTAGGATATGATAATAAAATATTGTAAAATTGAATTACCACAATATTTTTCGGAGTGACTACAAATGTTCAGTATAAAAATGAGAGCTTCAAAAAAAGGAAAACATATATCTGGAGCTGAAAGCATTGTAGATAAGGAAGACGTTGAATTTATTGTAAATGAGTTTGTAAAGCGAGCTATGTTTCATGAAAACGGAGCTCCGGATTTTATAAATCTGAAAATAGAGGAAATAAATGATGATGAAATAAAGTATTTTAAACATTTACCAATAAAAACAATAGAATGTAAGGATAAAGAGGAAGCACGGGAAAAGGCAAAAAACATATTGAAAAATGAGGAAATTCCTGATGAACTGATAGATAAGGCATTTAAAATAATAGATAATGGAGGAATGAGGGGAGCTTCAATTTTAAATATGGACGGAGAGCGATTGGAACCAGATAAGGAAAGAGGAGTAAGGGTTAAGAACATATCCGCAACAAAGGAACTTAAAAATAAAATCTTAAAAAATAAATTGGGAACAGATAGGACGGTTGATGCAATAGCCGTAGCTACAAAGGTTATAAAATTAGGAGTTATTGCTGAATTATGTACCTCTGACAATAAAAGTTATACAACGGGATACGTAGCTACAAAGGATGGATACTTTAGAATAACCAACTTAAAGAATGCTGGAGAAGACGGTGGAAGGGTATTTTTTGTTAAAAATGATGTTGATATAGACGATTTAATAGATAAACTAGAGAACAAACCGTTTATTATTGGGTAATCGCAAACTAATACTTATATTTGGATGCAACCTTTTCTAAAGGTTGCTTAGAGAATAAACCGTTTATTATTGAATAACAAATCTTTAAAAAAGCTTTCAGATAAATCCTTTCAGGATTTATTACTCACGGCTTTGCCGTGATGATGCAAAGTATATGCCTTTTCACGAAGTAAAGAAGTATCAGATTTTTGGGATCCAACACTTTTTAAAAGGGTTGGGATCTAACCTTTTAGAAAAAGGTTGGGAGGGGATATTATGTTTAGAAAACAGCTTCAAAAAGAAATTGAAGATATAAAAAATCAGAATTTATACAGATCCTTTAAATCCCTCGCTAACGCTCAGGAGGATAATAATATTTTAGATTTTTCTTCAAATGATTATTTATGTTTATCAAAACATCCAGAGGTTATAAGTGCAGTAAAGGAAGGCTTAAAGTATGGTGCAGGTTCCACAGGTTCAAGATTAACATCTGGAAACATAAACCATAAGGAGTTAGAAGAAAAAATTGCAGAGTTTAAGGGAACTGAGAAAGCATTAGTTTATTCTTCAGGATATGCAACAAATGTTGGTGTAATAAGTACTCTATGCAAAAAGGGTGATTTAATTTTAAGTGATAAATTAAACCATGCTTCAATTATTGACGGGTGTAGATTGAGTAAGGCCGATGTTTTAGTTTACAATCATTGCGATACAAATCATTTAATGGATTTATTGGAAGAAAATGCAGGAAAATATAACAATATATTTATTATAACCGATGGAGTTTTCAGCATGGATGGGGACGTAGCTCCGTTGGATGAACTGAAAAAAATTGCAGATGAATTTAATGGAATATTGATAATAGACGATGCACACGGTACTGGAGTTTTAGGGAATGGAAGAGGAACATTAAAACACTTTAATTTAAAACCGTCAGACAATATAATCCAAATAGGAACACTTTCAAAGGCTGTAGGTGGTTTAGGGGGTTTTGTTTGTGGTATTGAGGAATTAATCGAGTATCTTATAAATAAATCTCGAAGTTTTATATATTCTACATCCCTTCCTCCGTCTGTTGTTAGTGGATGTATTAAGAGTTTTGAGCTCATGGAAAATGGAGCTCTAACAAAAAAATTGCAAAAAAATATAGAGCTCGCAAATAAAATTTTTAAAGAACACGATTTAATCGGAGCGAAGCGAAGAGCTACAAATTCCGAAGGAATTTGTTCAATAGAAGAAGATAATTTAACGCCCATTTATCCGTTCATTTTTAAAGAAAAAACTATGGAGCTCGCTGAACATTTAATAAAAAATAATATCTTCTGTGTTGGAATTAGATATCCAACTGTTCCAAAAGGTATGGAGAGGTTAAGAGTTAGTATAAATGTTGGACATAGTGAGGGGGATTTTAGAGCTCTGTGTGAATGTATTAAAATGTTTTAAATTAATTATTATTCATTATTTAAAAAATTTATCAGTAATTCTTTTGTATTGTAAACTTTAACTTTATTTTGTTTTTTTAAGTCCGTATCATTGCTCCAAATTGGACAGTTTAATTTTAAAGATAGTGCGACATAGTGGGTGTCTTTTTCATCAATATCTTTCATTATATTGTACGCTTCTTTAATTTTATCGTCATATCTTTCAGTTGGAATTATGTTAATAAAATATAGTAATGTTTCAATGGATTCTTTGTAAGTAAGAAGTTGTTTATTTTTCTCCCTTTTTGAAATTATGAACTTTTTGTATTTTTCCAATTCCTTGAAAATAAATTCAGGGCAGTAAATATTAAAAATATCATTTGATGTAATTAGTTCTCTTGTAATTGAAGCATCTTTTATTAAGGCGGAGAATAAAATATTTGCATCAATTACAATCCCAATTTTTTCTTTTCCTCTTTCCATGCTTCCTCCCTTGCTTTTTTAAAGTCCTTTAAATCATCTTCTGTTAAATCCAATTCCTTAACTAATTTTTCTAATAATATTTTTTTTAATAATCTTTCCTTTTTTTGTAATCGTTTTAATGTTGTTTCAATATCTTCAATTGAAAGATTTTCAATATTTTCAGTTTCAAATGCCATAATTTCACCGAATTTTTATATGTAATTATTATACATTCTATTAAATATTAATATTGTTATTTTCAAAATATTTATTTAAAAAATAGTGTCTTCTATAGGAATTAGATATCCAACTGTTCCAAAAGGTATGGAGAGATTAGGGTCAGTATAAATGTGGGACATAGTGAGGGGGATTTTAGAGCTCTGTGTGAAAGTATTAAAAAATTTAAATAATATATAAAATATTTATTCTCAAAAGTTAGGGTGGTAGTATAGTATTTGATTTTATTAAAAATATTGTGGGGAGATATGGGTCTTTTAGAATTTTTTTAGGATTTACAGGTTTATTATTTTTTATTTTAACAATATATGGGTTAAATATATTGAATAAAATAACTAATTTAATGAATATTATATCAATATATGGGGATGAAATATTAAGATTATGTATTGGTATTTTAACTATTGTAATTATAACCAATTATTTGAAATCAGTTAATATAATATTTGATAGTAGGGTTCATCTAAAAAATATAGATACAATAAAATCATCTGAAAATGTGAGCGATAAATTAGATGAATTAGGTTATAAATATAGATGGTCACTATTAATTTTATCTATTTCTTCAATAGTTTTATATGTCTTATATAGTTTAATAAATTTACCAATTTCTGATATTACTATATTCCTTATTTTAATAATGCCATCGATATTTTTAATACTATTGTCAGAGTTTAAACACCCT
Coding sequences within it:
- a CDS encoding tRNA uridine(34) 5-carboxymethylaminomethyl modification radical SAM/GNAT enzyme Elp3, which encodes MDDYEKFIRCIINKLLKEKDKINNLDPKRKKQRVEDIKAQCLRKFDLNIGFPPNSDILKYATKEEEKELIPLLRKKPIRTLSGVAVVAVMTSPEKCPHGKCLFCPGGKESVFGDVPQSYTGKEPATMRGLMYNFDPYVQTKARLEQLEKVGHLTDKIELIIMGGTFPARDISYQDSFIKGCLDAMNGEISETLEEAQKINETGKHRCVALTVETRPDNCKENEINQMLKLGTTRVELGVQSIYNEVLEFVKRGHSVEDTAKATQLLKDSGLKVSYHLIPGLPNTTEEMDKKMFYEIFNNPDFKPDLIKIYPCLVIEGTEMYELWKKGEYKPINDEEAIDLITYAKSIMPKWVRTSRIQRDIPATVIDEGVKKSNLGELVYKNLEKKGIKCKCIRCREVGHVAYKKGVFPDIENIKLCREDYEANGGTDIFLSYEDVKNDILIGYLRLRIPYKPFRKEIDDKTALVRQVHVCGQQQQIKGTTKELTWQHKGYGRLLLSEAERIARDEFDKNRILINSGIGVREYYRRLGYTKIGPYMGKSIDE
- a CDS encoding 6-carboxyhexanoate--CoA ligase, whose amino-acid sequence is MFSIKMRASKKGKHISGAESIVDKEDVEFIVNEFVKRAMFHENGAPDFINLKIEEINDDEIKYFKHLPIKTIECKDKEEAREKAKNILKNEEIPDELIDKAFKIIDNGGMRGASILNMDGERLEPDKERGVRVKNISATKELKNKILKNKLGTDRTVDAIAVATKVIKLGVIAELCTSDNKSYTTGYVATKDGYFRITNLKNAGEDGGRVFFVKNDVDIDDLIDKLENKPFIIG
- the bioF gene encoding 8-amino-7-oxononanoate synthase; translated protein: MFRKQLQKEIEDIKNQNLYRSFKSLANAQEDNNILDFSSNDYLCLSKHPEVISAVKEGLKYGAGSTGSRLTSGNINHKELEEKIAEFKGTEKALVYSSGYATNVGVISTLCKKGDLILSDKLNHASIIDGCRLSKADVLVYNHCDTNHLMDLLEENAGKYNNIFIITDGVFSMDGDVAPLDELKKIADEFNGILIIDDAHGTGVLGNGRGTLKHFNLKPSDNIIQIGTLSKAVGGLGGFVCGIEELIEYLINKSRSFIYSTSLPPSVVSGCIKSFELMENGALTKKLQKNIELANKIFKEHDLIGAKRRATNSEGICSIEEDNLTPIYPFIFKEKTMELAEHLIKNNIFCVGIRYPTVPKGMERLRVSINVGHSEGDFRALCECIKMF
- a CDS encoding PIN domain-containing protein, which produces MERGKEKIGIVIDANILFSALIKDASITRELITSNDIFNIYCPEFIFKELEKYKKFIISKREKNKQLLTYKESIETLLYFINIIPTERYDDKIKEAYNIMKDIDEKDTHYVALSLKLNCPIWSNDTDLKKQNKVKVYNTKELLINFLNNE